GGGTTTCGGCACAAATTTCCAAAAATGATGAAACAAATCCAAATCCCAAAATCGAACTTACCATAGAAGGCTCAACCTTTAAATCAGAAAAAAATTTAGCGAATCCTGAATGAGTTTAAATTTTTGAAAACGAAATAAGGACACTTCTACTATGAAACAGGAAAAAGAAGTTCAAGAAATCGAATTAAAAGAAGAAAAAGTCAAAAAAATATTTATAATCCTGATAGCGATGCTGCTTTTCGGGGGGACATGCTATTACTATAACGGAATAAATAACTTTTCCGGAACAAAACTTGCAATAACAGGGCAGCAAGGAGTTGCTTTAAATAAAGAAAAAAGAAATGTACAAATTAAACTTAATAAAATACAAAAAGCTGAAACAAAATCAGAAGTTTCAGAGAGTGAAATAACACCAAAAATAAAATTCAAACCCACGGACAAATCAGCCCTTTTAAGCCTTGCGGGAAAATCCTCAGGAAAACATGATCCTTTTTCTTACAGTGAAAGCAAGTTTCTACCTTCTTCAACTGTTCAAGGAGAAAATCCTGCTTTTGCAGGCAAGCTTCCCCCCGTTCCAACAGCAGGCAATATAGGAACTCTTCCTTCTTTACAAGGCTTTAATCCTCTTTCTCCTTCCGGATTAGCCAGTCCTCCTGCTCCAAAACCGGAAGATTTAATCATAGTAAAAGGTTTTATCGGAGATAAGGTTATAGCCGAAATAGACGGAGTTGTCGAAGCTTTAAACGCAAATGATAAAATCAGCAATGTTAAAGTATTAGCCGTAAATCCGTCATTGCTTACCGCAAAATTTGAAATAAACGGAAAACCCGTCACAAAAACCATTAAAAGTCTTACTGATGAAGATAACGGGAATATCCAACTTGTTAAAAATTTTCATGATTAAACATAAAAGAGGTATCTTATGAAGCTGCTCAATGCCACAAAAAATCTGTTTCCCTGCTTTACTGCATTATTACTGGCTCTATTATTGATTAATACGCCTGCTTTTTCGGAGAATATTAAATCCTTAAACGAAATTAATGATAACACTATTAACGGACTTGCTCGAAAAGACATGACTACTGATACAGTAAAGCTTTCCCTGTTTAATAAAGATAATGGTTTAATAAATCTTGAATCAGATATTAGATTTTTTTCTGAAAATTTAACAATTGATATGACTCTTAAAGATGTTGATGTGGCTTCTATTTTAAGAATTATTGCCGGGGAAGGACATAAAAATATAGTTATAGACCAGAGCGTGATGGGAAATATCAGCGCAGAACTTAAAAAAATCTCACTTAATCAAGCTATGCAGGTAATTTTAACAAGTCAGGAACTGGAAGCAAGACTTTCAAATAACACTATTTTTGTCGCTTCAAGACCTGTAATGGCAAAAAAAGGCTTAAACAGAAGATTTATAAAAACTTTCAAACTCAACAATTCAAACCCTGTTGAGATAGCTCAAATTCTGGAAGCAAGCATCTTTAATAAAGGATATAAAGTCTCGGAAAAAACGGGCGGTACTGCCATGGCAGAAATTGCTTCAGGTGCAGGACAAACAGCTTCTTCTGAGCAGCAAGCACAAACAGGGTCTTCAACAGGACAAAGCAGCCTTGCAGATTCTAAAATAATTAAAGGAAAAGTTGAAGAAATTATTCCCGGAGCAAATTTTGGGGATGCAGGCAAACTTGCAAGCACAATACAGATTCAGCAGCCAAAAGTTTCAACACAGCCTATTCAAATAAACAACAATGACGGCGGAGCTATTGTTATTCCTGATACAAGAACAAACTCTATTCTGGTTGCAGGTCTAAAAGAAGATATTTTGATGGCTGAAGAAGCTATAAAAACACTGGACAAAGCCTTAAGACAGGTTTCAATAGAAGTTTCACTTATAGAACTAAAAAAAGATGATACAAGCAATATTGGAGTTCTTTATAACACAGAAGGCGGAAGCCTTAGCGGCGGATTTAACAGCGTTACGGGCGAATTTCCCGGTTATGGTTTCTCTTCTCTGGCGAACCAGTCAGGTGTTACCTTAAATACACTTAGTTCTCTAAATAATAATTTTGCAGCAAAATTAAATACTCTTATTACGAATAAAAAAGCAAAACTCCTCGCAAACCCTCAAATTCTTGCACTTGACGGCAGTGAATCATTGATTAAAATTACTGATCAGGTAGTAAGTAAAGTTACAACTACTATTACACAGACATCTACAACTTATAATACTGAAATAGCCGATGTCGGCATAGTTTTAAATATTTTGCCTAAAATAGGAGATGATGACTACATAACAATGAAAATTAGACCTTCAATAACAGATCCGTTGCCTGAAATAACTGTTGGTGATTTTCTGAACGGTGGAGCAGCAGTAAAAATAACACCTGTATCTACAAGAGAAGTAATTCTTCAGAATGTAAGGGTAAAATCAGGAGAAACTCTTGCAATTGCAGGTCTTACAAAAGAAAACAACTCTGAAATAATCGGAAAAATACCATTATTAGGCGACTTACTCGGTGTAGGCAAGTTGTTCCAAAACAAAGAATATATTCATAATAAAACCGAACTTATAATATTAATCACGCCAAAAATAGTGGATGAACCAATCGCAACAGCTATTTAACTCGAGTCGCCAATTA
This is a stretch of genomic DNA from bacterium. It encodes these proteins:
- a CDS encoding secretin N-terminal domain-containing protein, whose translation is MKLLNATKNLFPCFTALLLALLLINTPAFSENIKSLNEINDNTINGLARKDMTTDTVKLSLFNKDNGLINLESDIRFFSENLTIDMTLKDVDVASILRIIAGEGHKNIVIDQSVMGNISAELKKISLNQAMQVILTSQELEARLSNNTIFVASRPVMAKKGLNRRFIKTFKLNNSNPVEIAQILEASIFNKGYKVSEKTGGTAMAEIASGAGQTASSEQQAQTGSSTGQSSLADSKIIKGKVEEIIPGANFGDAGKLASTIQIQQPKVSTQPIQINNNDGGAIVIPDTRTNSILVAGLKEDILMAEEAIKTLDKALRQVSIEVSLIELKKDDTSNIGVLYNTEGGSLSGGFNSVTGEFPGYGFSSLANQSGVTLNTLSSLNNNFAAKLNTLITNKKAKLLANPQILALDGSESLIKITDQVVSKVTTTITQTSTTYNTEIADVGIVLNILPKIGDDDYITMKIRPSITDPLPEITVGDFLNGGAAVKITPVSTREVILQNVRVKSGETLAIAGLTKENNSEIIGKIPLLGDLLGVGKLFQNKEYIHNKTELIILITPKIVDEPIATAI